Proteins encoded within one genomic window of Triticum aestivum cultivar Chinese Spring chromosome 2D, IWGSC CS RefSeq v2.1, whole genome shotgun sequence:
- the LOC123052251 gene encoding GDSL esterase/lipase ACHE: MASGGSGRTATAGTAALLSLVFLLLQVSAGAGAGADCHFPAVFNFGDSNSDTGGLSAAFGAAPPPNGRTFFGMPAGRYCDGRLVIDFIAENLGIPYLSAYLNSVGSNFSQGANFATAGSTISRQNTSLFLSGFSPISLDVQSWEFEQFINRSQFVYNNKGGIYRELLPKAEYFSQALYTFDIGQNDITAGYFANMTTEQVVAFIPELMERLTSIIQNVHGFGGRNFWIHSTGPIGCLPYALIRRPDIAAVKDKVGCSVTYNKVAQLFNQRLKETVARLRKTYPDAAFTYVDVYAAKYKLISQASKLGFDDPLLTCCGHDAGPYNFDPKVGCGGKVLVKGKWVVLGKSCDDPARRVSWDGVHFTEAANKFVFNQIVGGGLSDPPMPLRQACRSKGQ; the protein is encoded by the exons ATGGCGTCGGGTGGCTCTGGCCGCACCGCCACGGCCGGAACCGCGGCGCTGCTGTCGCTGGTGTTCTTGCTGCTGCAGGTCTCCGCGGGTGCGGGCGCGGGCGCCGACTGCCACTTCCCGGCCGTGTTCAACTTCGGGGACTCCAACTCGGACACTGGCGGGCTCTCGGCCGCCttcggcgccgcgccgccgcccaacGGCAGGACCTTCTTCGGCATGCCCGCCGGCCGCTACTGCGACGGCCGCCTCGTCATCGACTTCATCG CCGAAAACCTGGGAATACCTTACCTAAGTGCGTACCTCAACTCAGTAGGGAGCAACTTCTCGCAGGGGGCCAATTTCGCAACAGCCGGCTCGACAATCAGCCGACAGAACACATCCCTGTTCCTCTCGGGGTTCAGCCCCATCTCCTTGGACGTGCAGTCCTGGGAATTCGAACAGTTCATCAACAGAAGCCAGTTCGTTTACAACAACAAAG GTGGCATCTACAGGGAGCTCCTGCCAAAGGCCGAGTACTTCTCCCAGGCGCTGTACACCTTCGACATCGGCCAAAACGACATCACGGCGGGCTACTTCGCGAACATGACGACTGAACAAGTCGTAGCGTTCATTCCTGAGCTCATGGAGAGGCTCACCTCAATAATCCAG AATGTGCACGGGTTCGGAGGAAGGAACTTCTGGATCCACAGCACGGGGCCTATCGGCTGCCTGCCTTACGCCCTCATTCGCCGGCCCGACATCGCCGCGGTCAAGGACAAGGTTGGCTGCTCTGTCACCTACAACAAGGTCGCGCAGCTCTTCAACCAGAGGCTCAAGGAAACGGTGGCTCGTCTCCGGAAAACCTACCCCGACGCTGCGTTCACCTACGTCGATGTCTACGCCGCCAAGTACAAGCTGATCAGCCAAGCCAGCAAGCTAG GCTTCGACGACCCTCTGCTCACCTGCTGCGGGCACGACGCTGGCCCGTACAACTTCGACCCGAAGGTTGGTTGTGGCGGGAAGGTGCTGGTGAAGGGGAAGTGGGTGGTGCTGGGAAAGTCCTGCGACGACCCGGCCAGGAGAGTGAGCTGGGACGGCGTCCACTTCACCGAGGCAGCGAACAAGTTCGTCTTTAATCAGATCGTCGGCGGCGGGCTCTCGGACCCGCCCATGCCCCTGAGGCAGGCTTGCCGGAGCAAAGGGCAGTGA